A portion of the Actomonas aquatica genome contains these proteins:
- a CDS encoding DMT family transporter, whose amino-acid sequence MNTVGLFLTSVLIWGSTWLVITFQLGTVPAEVSVAYRFGLAAALLFAWCAFRRLPLRYPARVHSTFALQGLLLFGLNYVLVYFAEEQISSGLVALIFSLLVFCNIAAARLFFGTRIRPATVAGALLGFAGVVLVLLPEIRTSHASGSVMLGAMLAGLSTISASLGNIMAAHHQRRNLPILQANAFSMLYGAVLVALYAAARGQAFTFDPSFAYISSLLYLAFFGSVVAFGAYLTLVRHIGADRAGYTAAAIPIVAIVLSTLFEGLQWHLATFAGVALSIAGTVLVLRTKSTPPPTPAPTKLSPIR is encoded by the coding sequence TCGGCACCGTTCCGGCCGAGGTGTCCGTCGCCTACCGCTTCGGTCTGGCGGCTGCGTTGCTTTTCGCTTGGTGCGCCTTCCGCCGCCTGCCGCTGCGCTACCCCGCCCGCGTCCACAGCACCTTTGCCCTGCAGGGCCTGCTGCTCTTCGGCCTCAACTACGTGCTGGTTTACTTCGCCGAAGAACAGATCAGCTCCGGCCTCGTCGCGCTCATCTTCTCGCTGCTGGTCTTCTGCAACATCGCGGCCGCCCGCCTCTTCTTCGGCACCCGCATCCGCCCCGCGACCGTGGCGGGAGCCTTGCTGGGCTTCGCCGGGGTCGTGCTGGTGCTGTTGCCGGAGATTCGCACCAGCCACGCCAGCGGCAGTGTGATGCTCGGTGCCATGCTCGCCGGCCTGTCCACGATCTCCGCCTCTCTCGGCAACATCATGGCCGCCCACCATCAGCGCCGCAACTTGCCCATCCTGCAGGCCAACGCCTTCAGCATGCTCTACGGCGCGGTCCTGGTGGCGCTCTACGCCGCGGCGCGCGGCCAGGCCTTCACCTTCGATCCCTCCTTCGCCTACATCAGCTCGCTGCTCTACCTGGCGTTTTTTGGCTCCGTCGTCGCCTTCGGGGCCTACCTCACCCTGGTCCGCCACATCGGGGCCGACCGCGCCGGCTACACCGCCGCCGCCATCCCCATCGTCGCCATCGTGCTCTCCACCCTCTTCGAAGGCCTGCAATGGCACCTCGCCACCTTCGCCGGTGTCGCCCTCAGCATCGCCGGCACCGTCCTCGTCCTCCGCACCAAATCCACCCCACCCCCAACCCCCGCCCCAACAAAGTTGTCACCCATTAGGTGA
- a CDS encoding low molecular weight protein-tyrosine-phosphatase yields the protein MSSSASPLRILFVCMGNICRSPAGEGVLIRVVAEAGLADRISIDSAGTIGMHAGERADARMRRAAAQRGYDLTSRARQFTADDFADFDLILTMDEDNRRNVLALAATAADRAKVRAFCSFCSEHDETEVPDPYYGGPQGFEHVLDLLEDGCAGVLAWARQQLDI from the coding sequence ATGTCCTCCTCCGCCTCACCGCTTCGCATTCTGTTTGTCTGCATGGGCAATATCTGTCGCTCGCCGGCCGGTGAGGGCGTGCTGATCCGCGTGGTCGCCGAAGCCGGACTAGCCGACCGCATTTCCATCGATTCCGCCGGCACCATCGGCATGCACGCGGGAGAACGCGCCGATGCGCGCATGCGCCGCGCCGCCGCCCAACGCGGCTACGATCTGACCAGCCGCGCCCGGCAGTTCACCGCCGACGATTTTGCCGACTTCGACCTCATCCTGACCATGGACGAGGACAACCGCCGCAACGTGTTGGCGCTCGCCGCCACCGCGGCCGACCGCGCCAAGGTGCGGGCTTTTTGTAGCTTCTGCTCCGAGCACGACGAGACCGAGGTGCCCGACCCCTACTACGGCGGCCCGCAGGGCTTCGAGCACGTGCTCGATCTGCTAGAGGATGGCTGTGCCGGCGTGCTCGCGTGGGCCCGCCAGCAGCTGGATATCTGA